The DNA sequence GTAGAAGCGCGGtgcacagcggcggtgacgcaggATGTACCACACAAAGCCGCCGCAGAACAGGTACGCGACGATGAGCACCTCGGCGAAGTAAGCGTCCGAGAACCACGGCTTCAGCGACGCGGCAAAGGTGAGGACAATGACAATGGACGAgctgaggagggcgagggagaCGGGCACAAACGCAAAGCGGGCAACATTACACCAGAAGCAAACGTCGCCCGGGCCGAGAGGAACGGGGTGGCGGCATTTGCAGAGGGGGCAGTGGCcagtcgtcgctgccgccgttaCGATGGACGTGGcggctgaggaggcggctgaggaggcggcgcgaGGGGGACGGGCATTGGACCTCAgcttcggcggcggcggcggcgcagccggGCTGGATGAtgccccctcaccaccaccagcactgTCGCGCTTTCCGAAACCATTGGCGCAGCTATCGCGGCCGCAAAACGGCGAGGCCGCTCTGTGCCCCTTCTGCTTTGCAGACGGTGGCGTGATGCCTAGCACCGCGGccacgtcgccgtcgtcgccgtggACTGCCGAGTCAGGACGCCTGTACCGGCCTGCGAGGAAGTCGGACAGGAACGGCTCGTACTTCCATGGCAACTGGTGAATGGTTCGCATCCACAGGTACATGAGGAtcgagagaagaaacaaaatACATCCAAAGACAAGCGCAGCAATGGACGGCGCACGGCATATGTAAATGTTGTTCGTCGTCTGCGAGGCACTGCAGAACATGTCCGGGCACACCGCGTTGAAGTTGCGCTCGCGAAAGTCCTCGCAGAACTGAGTACGGAATGCGGCGATCTCAGCTGCGGTGTGCTCTGCCCCTGCCTCGCCATCCCCACCAACACCACCAGTGGCGAGAGTGCTACGATAGTAGGACAGCACTGTGCTGTTCACCTCCTTGCATGTCTTCGTGCTCTCGCACCAGCCGcacatcagcggcggcggcatgaGCCCATCGGTTTGGTCAAAGACGCactcgctgcagcgactgatGTCCGCACAGACATTGAAGGCGTTTACAGGTGGACTGGGGCCAAccaggaggaagagcaccacagcagccatCATCGCCGCAGATCGGCGCGACATTCGAAACCATTGGCCCTCACCAGGGCGGAAACAACCCCGCCGCTTCACTGGCACCTCCGGCATAGCGCTTCTTTGCGCTCTTAGAAGAGCCAGCAAGCAAGGCACAGcaacacaccaacacactaacgcagcagcgctcccGACCAGGACCCGCGtgcgagagcgagcgagagagagaggggaggggaggggaggggaggggaaaaagaaaggactGCGGGTATCTCACAAGGGAGTTACACGGAGCCGAGCATGGAAGAGAatgagaggaaggggggataggtgggtgggtgatCGAAGGAACCCAGCGCTGACGAGGAGAGCAGACGCTTCAACGTTGTAGCTACGCTGTCGTGTACGTGGATCTGTGTGTATACGCGCCACTGTCTCGctcggcgtcgctgcgcctgcatgcatgaaaaggagaggcgcccggggaggggaagacgtggggtgtgtgggcgtgttgCGTGTAAGGCGCGCAGTACGCAGAGAGGCAAAGGacaagggagaagaggaggggagggggagggctgaCGGTGGAGCGGAGAAGTTCGcacagaggggagagaggggaaggggggggaagtaCTGTATCGCTGTACCGCACGAACGCCGAGTGCAGGTGTTGATggggggagtgggagagagcgagagagtggTATCTGAGCCGTCTCTCCATCGGCACAGAGATACTCGTCAGCAACGAGTGAGACTGAGCCGCGTGggaacaacagagaaaagacacgacgaagacgatgatgatgataggggggagggggaggggggagggatcGCAGTCGGGAGTGGCGAggcagcgatgatgacggAGTCGAGCACAGACGGGTGCCCTATACGCCTGGTGCAGGCGGCACCGATCGAAAAAATAGGGAGTGCTGAGTACCAACacagcccacacacacacacacacaccatcgCACACCTTACTGATGCACCTGTGCAGACAAGGGGGCGAAGGCACGCAGTACACGCATACCTCACCCTTGTAGGTGTCGGCCCACACGCGAGCGAGATCGACGGCCATGCCccgtcttccctcccctcctttcggtgtgggggagggggcggcttGGCGCTTATCTGTCCGCTGTTGGCGCCCCAGTGCGTGCACGCATTCAGCAGAGGGCACGCGatatgcagagagagagagagcaagtgtgtgtgtgtgtgggggggggggggggggggggtgcagctAATGTAGGAAAACGAAAGATACCGCTCCACCAGCCTTCCCCCCAGCACCCCAACACGCTAAGTCCTCCTGCACTGCACACTGTTCAGCAAGCCCACtctggagggggagggcgggaggggggggaagcggccGAGAGTGAGACAGCCGGCGTCTTCACGCAACGCATACATCGAACGGTGGTGGGCAAAAGACGGCCGCAACGGGCCCAGAAAAGTGTGAGAGACGTGTGttgcccacacacacacacacaaacaaaaaaaaaaaatgcgcccagcagagggagagggaaccGAAGccggcgagagaggcagcaaagGAGACGACCAGCATGGATGACCACGATGGCGAACACatccacgcacgcgcagcagctggggCATATCGTGAAGTGGTGccggcgagagggagagagagagagacagagagaaagaggccgAGATGGGGAAAGTCCTATAGACGCGCCACGAGGGTcacatgtgtgtgcaccTTCGCGGACACTCTGGAAAGGTAAGTTAGGTGAGAGGGacgggtggaggtggaggaggaaggggaggggtgtggcGGCCAAGCAGACGGCCGCCACACCCAAACGCAACCCCACACCGCTGACAAAAtcaaggaaaggagggaagaggccgCAGAGGGGCACGAGTGCAGGGAGGCACGCCGGCGTACATGGCGATCATATGAgcaaagaaaggagggagaccgaccctctgtgtgtgtgtgtccctaCGTGGCAATAGCGAAGActcatctcctccagcgcacCACTATGGCATCCACCCCTCAACGCAGCTCCCGTTGCAACAGCTTCCGCTCGTCCGCGCGCTCCTCtcgtcgccggcgccagcgctgaTGGACGTAGCCAATTATCGCGCAAAGAATGAGGACGACCATCACCACCGTGCACACGGCGCCGGTGGTATAAGCGGCACTGGTGCCACTGAAGGAATCCGTGGTGTAGGCGTTCTGCGCAACCTGCACGACGGCACTCGGGTACCACACAAGGCTCttggtggcgatggcgatggGCACGCCCGTGTTGCCGGGGGGAGGAACTATTGAACTACCCGAAGCTGCGAGGATAAGACAGTAGTCGGCACCCTCAGTCTCAGAGGCCGCCAGTGTCCGTTCCGTGCTGAGAGCGTGACGCTGTGCAGTTCTCGCGGCTGCTACGCCGACCGCGTCCAGAGGAACACCAGTGCTACCTACAACTGATGATACGATGCGTGCCTGCGCCGTAGAGGAATTGGACGACGAGGGCGGTAGCCTCATGGACACCATCCTCGACAAATCACTCAGCGTCGTATGGGCAAAGACATGCACTTCACGCTTGTAGGCGCTCAAGTAATCCTTGCGTGTCAGCGCCTTCAGCAGGTTCTGCCGCACCCTTGGAAAGGCATCCTCTCTCCGCAGACTCCATACAAAGGGTGCAAGTGGCTGTGAATCGGAAAGCCCAACAACAACCGACGAATTGCTCGAGTTCAGTGCGTTAGCTACCGCAGTACGTCTGCGCGTCCGGTCTCTGCCAGCAGCACTCGAGCTCAACGCATCGTACGCTTCGAAAGCCCCAGCGCGACGAGTCGCTGTGTTGTCGCTGGCACCTGACAGCACCAAGGCCGAGTCGCGGTCACCAGTCTCACGGGTATGGCAGTTCGTACCACCAGGACAGAGGCCAGCAGCAGTTGAGACAGCGACATCGCGTGCAAGCGCAGATAGCTGCGCCGGCTTGTCGGTTCGCCGTAGGGCGTCGGCTCGTGCTGCGAGCCCGGCCGGCGACGCCGACTCCCAGACGGAGAGGTTCACTCGGAAGGTGACCCCGAGCAGCTCGGGGTCTCTGTTGAATCGTTTTCTGACATCTGTGATCGCCACGCcctccacgcacacgcacaacggAAGACGCGATGACGCCGCTGCGTTGtactcgctgcgctgcaccgcgccCATACTGCCGGAGCGGGTGTCGACACCGCAGCACgcacccccgccgccgtTTGCGATGATCATCCTCTCCACATCATCCTCCAGCGCGGAGCGGAGCATTTTCGCGTACGGCTTCGTCGGAGCTACAGCGTAGTAGTAGGATGCCCTACTACGGAAGACCGTTGTGTAGGTGCATGGCACGCGAGTCACCTCAGCCGCGTAAGCGTTGTCGGCAACCGACGTAGACATCATGACAGTGAGgggtgggaagagggagaagagcacagaTCGAGGCCTACACACAACACGCAGCGCGTTGTCGATCGATCCAGTTGAACCCCCACCTGCGAGCGGAGAAGTATGAAaagaggcgtgtgtgtgtgtgtgtgtgtgtgtgtgtgttggccaGAGTAAGTCGAGCTCGCACTGCTCACCAGGGCTAGGCCACCACCAGCAATAATAATAGCGCCTCtgtgggaagagagaaaaaaaaaaaaccccAATGGAAGGGCCAAAGAAGCGGTGGCAagacagcggaggaggtggcgcagagTAGAGGTGCTAataaggggggagggagaggggggctgcgTCAACACGCACAGGGTACGCATCAACACCACCGAGCGAACATGAGGCAACAGCAAGTAATAAGAGCGCTTTGGCTGCCTGTCAGGGTGAGGTGTGCAATGCAGCCGCCGCGTGTTCTCTccgccagcgacgcctcgCATTGCACGCGTCaccgacagcagctgcggatGCGAAAAGTCAGCAAGATTCTGCACGTGCGATCGAGCACCACCGTTCGAAGACgacagggaaggggggaaaggggggggcaaaCCGTGAagtatgcgtgtgtgacccgcccctccccctggcGAGTGCACAGTGCACTCGccagggggagaaaggggaaggacgGTTCGACAGCCCCTTCCCGGTTTAGAGCCCAGAGCGTCGAtgcacgcatgtgtgtaGGACTGGCCTCAGCAGCAActgggcggcgcagcgacgacTGTCCATGCGGTGtaggcgccaccgccgccacttcCTCTGCAACCACAGCCAACAGTAGCCCATGCCCACGCCTACCACAAAGCCGCCCACGTGCGCGGCGTGGCCGACGGTCTGGCCAGGCATCCGTACGCGCCACGCAGACTGCAGcgcacgccgcgccgcctccgccactgAGTTCGGGGCGCCGCGCTCCGGTGCCAGCTGCGCGACATAGAGGTGAATGATGTCGGCAGTAAGCAGAAGAGCCTCCGGCACAGCGAGGCAGAACGCGGTGATGGGGCGGCCGTAGCAGACGGCGCTGAACCCAGAGAGAGCACAGATTCCCGCACTGGCCCCACACATGAGCATCTCATTGTTCACTACCTCCTGCGCTGACACGGCGAAGTTGCTGCTGTACACCTCCACGCGCTGCCAGAGCGTCTTGACGCCTCGTCCAATGGAGTCCAGGATGCGTTCGGCAGCACTACCAGGTGCAGCACTGTGCTTCGTGttggcaacagcagcagcagcagcagcggctcgcgcagcacgctcTCGGCGCAGTGCCAGCGCAAAGCTGTTGTAGAGCATCTGACAGCCCAGTCCACCGACGGCACCGCCGACGGCCCACACAAGAAACGCGCCGGCCGAGCGAGCACACGCCTGAAGGCGGCTCTGCTCACCCCATATGGCGCACATCTCCAACGCCATCCTCTGTGTGGCAAAGCTCGTCGCCGCACCGCTGGTTGCACCCCGTCCCTCGCCGTCGTGCGAAGTGTCTGAGAGGCGAGCTGCCGCGGAAGGTGCCGCGGGGTCTGTCATGTTGCCGAACTCGACAAGAGTCGcggcgaaggaaaagacgTTGCTGAGAAGGTGTGTGGATGAAATGTGCACGAACAGGTGCGTGAAGACCCTGGCAGGTTGTTCGGAAAAGAGGTCGACGCTGAAGCCGTAGCGCATCACGCGCTCGGCACAGTCTGCATCCGTTGGCCAGCGCCCGCCAGAGCAGTGGACAttgaggaggacgaggaccGGGGCGAAGCGTATGGCGGTGCAGATTGGATCGATACGCATCACTGAGGAGCGTGTACGATGAAACGTGAGCAGCTCTACGCAGCTGTGGATGTACTTATGATTCCAACTCCTCTGAAGGAGTCACtcgggaaggggggagggggagcggaCCCATGTGCGTTCGCTGCCGGCTTTCGGTGAGCACACGCCGGGtgaagcgggggagggagggagggaggggggaaagacgAGTGGCAAGCTGAGTGCGGTGGCATCGAGCGGTGcatggggagagagagagaaagagcgagcggGGGAGAGGTACAAGAGGTCGCCCTTTCAGCGTTAATTATTACGTTCTGCCGTATACTATGGGTCGATAGGCGTTCCATTCACTCTGCAGTCGCCTCTCCGCCTACTCCCCCCGCAGACTTCGCTTAccgacccccccccacttTCCCTTCCCTACCCTACCCAGCCGTCACCGGACGTAGCCACCGCCATTGCGCCACACGTGCGTTGACGTACGTCAGCGACAGTAACACATGAGGCTCTTTCGCATGCGAAGAAGATGCGACGTGGGCGAGGGTGCTCAACGCGTGGCACGGTAAGACCCCGCGCGTAGAAGGCAGAGGAAAGTGCGGTGGGAATGGGGAGGATGTCGGGAGAAGTGGAGTGAGAGCCGAAGTCGAGTTCGAGCAAGGCGCCCAGAGAAagatagcagcagcagcagacatgTACTCGGGAGCACgccgacacacgcacacacacacgcacacgcacaggtaCGACAAGCAGCAGACGTGCACTGGCGCCTGCCGTGCCGCGTGCACAAGCCTGCGCTCATCctggggaaggaggaaaagagaagcaaaaaaattCAGAAGCGAGCAGGATATACGAAacggggaaggaaagaggcacCTACAACACAGTACGGTGCGCTGCATGTGTAAGCCACTCgtacacacagagggagagagagacgccggTGAGGAATGATCGATGTTGTGGACTAGACAACGCCATGTGTGAGCCCGAGAAATCGATCCACGCGGCGGACACAAGAccgcacagccacacacgtgcacgccCACGCGCTGATCGGCTGCACAGGAGCGTCAGACTCATCTTCCTGCTCTTCTCTATcggcagcgccaacgccCGGCCTCCGCGAAGACTGGTAGTATACACAGATGGCCCAGCCGAGGTTCACTGCTGACGTGCGCCTTGGCCGGGCTGCTGAGAACCTCCTGGCAGCCCCCCACTCCAGTGCCGGGGAGTCGTCTCACACCATCGATTGCGGGGTCACCATCATGGTGATTGCCACGCACGGCTGGTGCTTGGGGTGCAGCGAGGCCTTGGTAGCCATATGTCCGCCCTGAAGCTGCGGAGCTGGTTCGTCTGCGCTGTCAGCACAACACCCATTATCGGACTGCGAGTGGGTATGCCGCCGCACAGAGTCCACATCGTCTGCGACTTGAGGTCGTACTTGGCGACAACTCTGCGGCCTGCATAGCCTTGCTGTGGATGCTCATCCGCCCACACGCTATCGGTTTCACCCTCTGGTAGCTGACCTCCAGCGATATACGTCACACAGCAACTGGCCCCCTCCCGCGTGACGGATGATGCCCCTCCACGCGGTAGTTCGTGAAGTCCTCGACGCGGATGGTGGCCTTGATGTCGTTGAGGCCCGTCGGCGTGAAGGTGAGCTTGTCGGCGTCGTAGGCGCTCTTTTCCGAGAAACCTTCGGCATTCCACCTCCACGTCACCGCGAGTATTGAAggtggcggcaacggcatACGCAGCTTTGGAGAGGGGCCCTTGCCCTTGCTCACGATCCTCCGACTCGCCGCCGTTGGGTGAAGTCAGTGGTCAGCACGCCATTGCTGCTCTTTGGCGTAGCCCTTGTAGAGGGTCGCCGCTGTGTTGGATGTGCGTTGGGGAAGCAAacgcgagaaagaggggtgCTCTGGTTGTCGCCTCCCACGCCCTTTCGCCTCGTCGCTTTCACCCCACTTAGGGAGAAGGCTCGGatggagtggaggaggaggaggaggagagagagagggagggagggattAGGGGGTCAGGTGTTCAGTGAGGGGTGGGGTTTCTTCTCCAACGAGCCCGTTCTCTGCCGTAGAGCGAGAGACCCACTCCAACCTGCGCCCGGGCCCATCACAGGCACAATCGCGTGGTGAGCAGTAGCCATAGACATCCGCTACAGCAATGCACCAACTTCGTCGTCTGagcaccacccacccacccccgcagGTCGCCCTTCACAGCCACTCCCGCCATGCTAGTTGCCGCGTCGTGCGTCCCTCGCGGTGGCTCAGACTTCCCCCACCAGTGAGCAGTGCGGGCCGGGTGAGAcgcgctcgagtcacgctgggACTCCGCCCATCACATGGATGGCACAGGCGTGTtcactgctgcaggtcgcaccgacgcaacgccatccagggcCTGACCACCGACATGAACAGCAATGCATCGCTCTGGCTGCGCTACGTCATGGCTGCTTGGCCTTGTCACGACCAGAGGTGGCCCAGCGTTGACAGgaatggagagaggggagggagctgCCTGAGCTTCCATgcacagagagtgggggtaCTGGACCCTTTTAGAGGCCACGCGCTAAGGTGCGTCCCCCGTCATTAgggcggtgatggagagagagagagagagatggagggaGTGGACCACGTGCTGTGGCTTTATGACCGCGGAGAAAATGCAGGCAGGCACTCCCGCATACGCCCATGCCTCTGAGCAGCGAGCGCCCCCGTTGTCGCCCTTCACGCCCCCCCCACTACCGCCACTTTCTTCCTTGGCAGCATCCGTTGACCGAGAGGAGAGCGTCTTGAGTCCCAGAGGCGCAACTCGCACACAAGCCTTCGGGGAGAAGCGAATACAGAGTTGAAGTAGCGCTGCCATGGCGTGCCTGCATGTGGCCACCTTCGCTCCGAGAGCGACGCGCCCTGTGTCCCTGCCCACTAGAGCTGCAAGAGCCTATTCCACTCGACTCTGCGTCCTTTCGGTTTGTTTGATTTTTTTTCGTCTACGTTTTCTCCCCCAAGTGCTGGTGTTCGATGTTGGCTTACCCCAAAAAAATTTTAACTCTGCTACTGCACGTCTATGAACGAGGATTTGACTACGTTTGCTTCCCCATGGGAggaggctgaggagg is a window from the Leishmania panamensis strain MHOM/PA/94/PSC-1 chromosome 2 sequence genome containing:
- a CDS encoding rhomboid-like protein (TriTrypDB/GeneDB-style sysID: LpmP.02.0330), which encodes MRIDPICTAIRFAPVLVLLNVHCSGGRWPTDADCAERVMRYGFSVDLFSEQPARVFTHLFVHISSTHLLSNVFSFAATLVEFGNMTDPAAPSAAARLSDTSHDGEGRGATSGAATSFATQRMALEMCAIWGEQSRLQACARSAGAFLVWAVGGAVGGLGCQMLYNSFALALRRERAARAAAAAAAVANTKHSAAPGSAAERILDSIGRGVKTLWQRVEVYSSNFAVSAQEVVNNEMLMCGASAGICALSGFSAVCYGRPITAFCLAVPEALLLTADIIHLYVAQLAPERGAPNSVAEAARRALQSAWRVRMPGQTVGHAAHVGGFVVGVGMGYCWLWLQRKWRRWRLHRMDSRRCAAQLLLRPVLHTCVHRRSGL